In Verrucomicrobiota bacterium, a single genomic region encodes these proteins:
- a CDS encoding DUF6056 family protein: protein MTKFFSLNQKAWILFCALAVILPCLLGYFHWPYADDLTNITQIGEFPSRWDWFTDKYMHWTGRVLTTACIAVSFYSIETHTLLSMALGAAWGCCGLMMWPVLRSLTGLSPESKEDWRQRVACMAAFVCFFWSSRGYTGECFYWPTGGAVYGLALLLNLVWLVAFLNLMRSNKAVGNMKMAYWIVGSILLGTSHEQLSAGVFVITGILALGLWVGSTKKERGILLRNAGPILVAYFIGLVLLYIAPGNIARFMKGTNSTQFDFARFFENFLLINQTIILHKTATHLLLGVLAGVLIVFTSGPLRLVDGRLSWKWIHTALVLGYMANIPIIYILSYVDRRLYFFPGIFLFILGAGLALPMAGWVADRTSSLGQLRLRLLAKSMVAAFLIAIVIFMGVEFSRAVNYRHELESVHLEMMKYQGTDTDVVVIQAEPKSPRLFGRCDFGGDPNDWINKGTATYYKIRSLREIPPAQH, encoded by the coding sequence ATGACAAAATTCTTTTCTCTAAATCAGAAGGCATGGATATTATTCTGTGCCCTTGCGGTCATTCTTCCCTGCCTCTTAGGTTACTTCCACTGGCCTTATGCCGATGACCTGACAAATATCACCCAGATTGGGGAGTTCCCGAGCCGCTGGGATTGGTTTACCGATAAATATATGCACTGGACAGGTAGGGTGCTGACGACAGCCTGCATCGCCGTGAGTTTTTATTCGATTGAAACACATACCCTCCTATCCATGGCTCTGGGCGCAGCATGGGGATGCTGTGGTTTGATGATGTGGCCTGTTTTACGTTCGTTAACGGGCTTATCCCCTGAGAGTAAAGAAGATTGGAGGCAACGAGTGGCCTGTATGGCTGCTTTTGTTTGTTTTTTTTGGTCAAGCAGGGGTTATACAGGGGAGTGTTTTTATTGGCCCACAGGGGGAGCCGTTTACGGTCTGGCCCTTTTGTTAAATCTGGTCTGGCTGGTGGCTTTCCTAAACTTGATGAGGAGTAATAAGGCGGTTGGAAATATGAAAATGGCCTATTGGATAGTGGGTTCGATTCTCTTAGGGACATCACATGAACAACTTTCAGCTGGCGTCTTTGTCATTACAGGAATTCTTGCCCTTGGCCTCTGGGTAGGCTCCACAAAAAAGGAACGGGGTATTTTACTCCGGAATGCCGGGCCCATCTTGGTTGCTTACTTTATCGGATTGGTCCTGCTTTACATTGCCCCCGGAAATATCGCCCGATTCATGAAAGGGACAAACTCTACACAATTTGATTTCGCCCGCTTTTTCGAAAACTTCCTTTTGATTAATCAGACAATCATTCTTCATAAAACTGCGACCCACCTACTCTTGGGCGTATTGGCAGGGGTATTAATTGTATTTACCTCAGGGCCCTTGAGGCTGGTGGATGGGCGGCTGTCTTGGAAATGGATTCACACCGCCTTAGTCCTTGGTTATATGGCCAATATCCCCATTATTTATATCCTGAGCTACGTAGACAGGCGCCTCTATTTTTTCCCGGGGATATTTTTATTTATACTCGGTGCCGGTCTCGCCCTCCCTATGGCTGGCTGGGTGGCGGACCGTACCAGTTCACTCGGCCAATTAAGATTGCGCCTCTTAGCTAAAAGCATGGTGGCGGCATTCCTCATAGCTATCGTGATTTTTATGGGGGTGGAATTCTCGCGCGCTGTGAATTACCGTCATGAACTGGAGTCTGTCCACCTTGAGATGATGAAGTATCAAGGGACGGATACCGATGTCGTCGTGATCCAGGCAGAGCCCAAAAGCCCGCGCCTATTTGGGCGTTGTGATTTTGGGGGAGATCCGAATGATTGGATCAATAAGGGGACAGCGACCTACTATAAGATCCGGTCGCTACGAGAGATTCCCCCGGCACAACATTAA
- a CDS encoding WxcM-like domain-containing protein, giving the protein MSTSPKIHDTADVQSKEIGQGTTIWQSVVVLPGAKIGCDVNICAHCFIENDVVVGDKVTIKSGVYLWDGVRIADNAFVGPNVTFSNDKFPRSKIFPGQFLKTVIEIGASIGAGAVLLPGITVGRGAMVGAGAVVTSSVPPYAIVTGNPAQITGYVDNNTQSGMVAKTLAPPVVIPGESPVPPAPIGVTGVTLHRMKLVQDLRGDLSAGEFPNEIPFEPKRYFIVFNVPSKRTRGEHAHHKCHQFLVCIKGSCAVVADDGQRRCEVILDSPDLGIYLPPLVWGIQYKYSPDAILLVFASDHYDPDDYIRNYDEFISIIRNKTSGV; this is encoded by the coding sequence ATGTCCACTAGCCCGAAAATCCATGATACAGCTGATGTGCAGTCAAAAGAGATCGGCCAAGGCACAACAATCTGGCAATCGGTCGTTGTCCTGCCCGGTGCAAAGATTGGATGTGATGTGAATATTTGTGCCCACTGCTTCATTGAAAATGACGTAGTGGTCGGTGACAAGGTTACCATCAAATCAGGGGTTTATCTCTGGGATGGGGTCAGGATTGCTGACAACGCCTTTGTCGGGCCAAACGTGACTTTTTCTAATGATAAATTCCCCCGTTCGAAAATTTTCCCCGGTCAATTCTTGAAAACCGTGATCGAAATCGGGGCATCAATCGGCGCAGGTGCTGTGCTCCTACCCGGTATCACCGTCGGGAGGGGCGCCATGGTCGGGGCGGGAGCCGTCGTGACAAGCTCGGTCCCCCCCTATGCGATTGTCACAGGGAATCCTGCACAAATCACCGGATATGTGGACAATAACACACAGTCGGGAATGGTTGCCAAAACACTGGCGCCCCCCGTGGTCATTCCTGGTGAATCACCAGTACCTCCCGCACCGATCGGGGTCACAGGTGTCACTCTGCACCGTATGAAACTGGTTCAAGACCTGCGGGGAGACCTCTCAGCTGGGGAATTCCCCAATGAAATTCCCTTTGAACCCAAACGTTATTTTATCGTTTTTAATGTCCCGAGTAAAAGGACCCGGGGCGAACATGCCCACCATAAATGTCACCAATTTCTGGTCTGTATTAAGGGCAGTTGCGCTGTCGTCGCTGATGACGGACAGCGCCGTTGCGAAGTGATCCTTGATTCCCCCGACTTAGGTATCTATCTCCCCCCTCTTGTATGGGGTATTCAATACAAATACTCGCCTGATGCGATTCTTCTCGTCTTTGCGTCGGATCATTATGATCCGGATGATTACATCCGTAATTATGATGAATTTATCTCCATTATCCGCAATAAGACCTCAGGGGTTTGA
- a CDS encoding glycosyltransferase, whose amino-acid sequence MKYSIIIPIYRNEASLPRLIGVLSDLNKFLNDQMEAVFVVDGSPDQSFVYLRRELEHMEFSAQLIAHSRNFGSFQAIRTGLQSAQGDYCAALAADLQEPPELLLSFFKSLDADECDVAIGTRNGRNDPFFSRICSGIFWNLYRWLVVREMPPGGVDVFGCNRVFKEHLLKLEESHSSLIALIFWLGFRRKTFSYKRLKREEGKSSWSFRRKLDYMMDSIFSFTDYPIRILTHTGIFGCTLAGVLAVFVVTARLLGFVAVPGYAATMVVVLFFGALNLLGLGLVGTYAWRSYENSKNRPLAVISHRLMNRRKDHVH is encoded by the coding sequence ATGAAATACTCCATTATCATTCCCATCTACAGAAATGAGGCTTCGTTGCCGCGGCTCATCGGGGTGCTGTCTGACTTAAATAAGTTTTTAAACGACCAAATGGAAGCTGTTTTTGTGGTGGATGGAAGTCCAGACCAGTCTTTTGTCTATTTACGCCGTGAACTCGAGCACATGGAGTTTTCCGCCCAGCTCATCGCCCATTCACGCAACTTCGGCTCATTCCAAGCCATCCGCACGGGTCTTCAATCGGCGCAAGGGGATTACTGTGCTGCATTAGCTGCCGATCTCCAAGAGCCTCCCGAATTATTACTGTCCTTTTTCAAATCACTCGATGCAGATGAATGTGATGTCGCCATTGGAACGAGAAACGGGCGTAATGATCCTTTTTTCTCCCGCATTTGCTCGGGAATATTCTGGAACCTTTATCGGTGGTTAGTGGTTCGTGAAATGCCCCCGGGCGGCGTAGATGTTTTTGGGTGTAACCGGGTTTTTAAAGAGCACCTCCTTAAACTTGAAGAATCCCATTCCTCCCTGATAGCCCTGATTTTCTGGCTAGGTTTCCGGAGGAAAACTTTCAGTTACAAACGCTTGAAACGCGAGGAAGGAAAGTCGTCCTGGTCCTTCCGTAGGAAGCTTGATTATATGATGGATAGCATCTTTTCTTTTACCGACTATCCGATCCGGATCCTTACTCATACAGGCATATTTGGCTGCACACTCGCTGGAGTCCTAGCCGTGTTTGTTGTTACGGCCAGGCTGTTGGGTTTTGTCGCAGTCCCGGGTTATGCCGCCACCATGGTCGTTGTGCTTTTTTTTGGTGCGCTGAACCTCCTGGGTCTAGGTTTGGTCGGGACCTATGCATGGAGGAGTTATGAAAATAGCAAAAACAGGCCCCTAGCTGTTATCTCACACCGCTTAATGAATAGGAGAAAAGACCATGTCCACTAG
- a CDS encoding DegT/DnrJ/EryC1/StrS family aminotransferase: MQINDLSARITANHDLIRGAVDDVLKSGWFVLGPQLKKFESAFAEYNGVLHCIGVANGTDAIELALKSLGVSRGDLVATTANAGMYSTNAITALGAKPFFLDVDFATRNTSLEEVSRALQSGVKAVIVTHLYGLAVPDIQEISHLCARAGIPLLEDCAQAHGARVGLKRVGSFGDAASFSFYPTKNLGALGDGGAVITDRSDVAEKVSQLRQYGWTSKYKTELSGGRNSRLDELQAAILLSLLPRLDAANDRRRQIAERYNSGIRHTLVIPPFHSGPKYVAHLFVVSSPQRDLLKAHLLNQGIGCEVHYPIPDHKQPVFADRYNGLILPHTEELSGEILTLPCYPELTDADVDRVIETINEWQP, from the coding sequence ATGCAAATTAACGATCTTTCAGCTCGGATTACAGCAAACCATGATCTGATCAGGGGGGCAGTGGATGATGTACTGAAAAGTGGGTGGTTTGTACTCGGGCCACAACTCAAAAAGTTTGAATCGGCATTTGCCGAATATAATGGCGTACTCCATTGTATTGGTGTGGCTAATGGAACAGATGCCATTGAGTTAGCGTTGAAGTCTTTGGGAGTCAGTCGGGGGGACCTTGTGGCAACGACCGCCAATGCAGGCATGTATTCAACCAACGCCATTACTGCTCTCGGTGCTAAACCATTTTTCCTCGATGTTGATTTTGCTACCCGCAACACTTCACTGGAGGAAGTCTCGCGGGCTCTCCAGTCGGGTGTAAAAGCTGTGATAGTCACCCACTTATACGGCCTGGCTGTCCCCGACATTCAAGAGATAAGTCATCTCTGTGCAAGAGCGGGAATTCCCCTTTTGGAAGATTGCGCCCAGGCCCACGGCGCCAGGGTCGGGCTGAAACGGGTTGGCTCTTTTGGTGATGCAGCTAGCTTCAGCTTTTACCCGACAAAAAACCTGGGGGCTCTTGGTGACGGAGGTGCCGTCATTACCGACCGTTCTGATGTGGCAGAGAAAGTTTCTCAGCTCAGGCAATACGGATGGACATCAAAGTACAAAACCGAACTCTCCGGTGGGCGTAATAGCCGTTTAGACGAGTTGCAGGCGGCCATTCTACTGTCTTTACTCCCGCGTCTGGATGCGGCCAATGATCGGAGAAGACAAATTGCCGAACGGTATAACTCTGGCATTCGCCACACTCTCGTGATACCTCCCTTCCATTCCGGCCCCAAATATGTAGCGCACTTGTTTGTTGTTTCCTCGCCCCAACGTGATTTATTGAAGGCCCACTTGCTTAACCAAGGTATCGGCTGCGAGGTGCACTACCCCATTCCAGACCATAAACAGCCTGTTTTTGCAGATCGTTATAACGGGCTTATTTTACCCCATACGGAAGAGTTATCCGGAGAGATTCTGACTTTACCTTGTTATCCGGAACTCACCGATGCAGATGTGGACCGGGTAATCGAGACAATCAACGAGTGGCAACCATGA
- a CDS encoding glycosyltransferase family 2 protein — translation MLISVAIPFYNNSETLSVAIRSALNQIFEDFELILLDDGSSDGSLQIARGFKDERIHILSDGKNLGLPARLNQSVQIARGKYYARMDADDISYPERLAQQANFLETNPSVDLIGCGAVVFDHYGKGIGTFPIHLTHEQIVSRPRSGFYLPHPTWMGKTEWFRKYPYNTTSLKAQDQELLLRTYRTSRFGSINQILFGYHQENMTFSKALRGRFYFSRALWQDALKHKQIFKGGMAIASQFCKIIFDFITLKCGLDLPTTHRRRSITAEQSAKWDKIWASFKE, via the coding sequence ATGCTCATTTCAGTTGCTATTCCATTCTACAACAACTCGGAAACCCTGTCCGTGGCGATCCGCTCTGCCTTGAATCAGATATTTGAGGATTTTGAATTGATTCTTCTTGATGACGGCTCATCGGATGGGTCGCTGCAAATTGCACGGGGTTTTAAGGACGAAAGAATTCACATCCTCTCTGATGGAAAAAATCTGGGATTGCCCGCGAGATTAAATCAATCCGTACAAATTGCCCGGGGGAAATATTATGCGCGAATGGATGCGGATGACATTTCTTATCCGGAGCGATTGGCCCAACAGGCTAATTTTTTGGAAACAAATCCCTCTGTCGACCTCATTGGTTGTGGTGCAGTCGTCTTTGATCATTATGGGAAGGGAATAGGAACCTTCCCTATTCACTTAACACACGAGCAAATTGTTTCAAGGCCCAGAAGTGGTTTTTATCTGCCCCACCCGACATGGATGGGCAAGACCGAATGGTTTAGAAAATATCCTTACAATACAACAAGTCTGAAAGCACAAGATCAGGAATTACTTTTACGGACGTATCGGACAAGTCGTTTCGGTAGCATAAACCAGATTCTCTTTGGATATCATCAAGAGAATATGACATTTTCAAAAGCCCTTCGAGGTCGTTTCTACTTTAGCCGCGCATTGTGGCAAGATGCCTTAAAACACAAACAAATCTTCAAGGGCGGAATGGCTATTGCTAGCCAATTTTGTAAAATAATATTTGATTTCATTACCCTAAAGTGTGGATTAGACTTGCCCACTACCCATCGCAGACGTTCCATTACTGCTGAACAATCTGCAAAATGGGATAAAATATGGGCTTCATTCAAAGAGTAA
- a CDS encoding glycosyltransferase, translating into MNVLIVNTHDGGGGAAIASRRILDSLKSTDIKSALLVRHLKYSQCTDIIPTLPSQFDAWALWSHRLDNIGLRFYPRRSLHPFSLSWMPSETPSVIQSINPDLVHLNWITGAFLRIEALPKIMKPIVWTMHDAWPFTGGCHITYDCQRFRESCGRCPVLGSTEDDDLSASGWNRKYKTYRKMKITGVVPSHWMQQLACQSSLMKDMRIEVIPNPLDTNFYFPLDKCQTRLELKLPINRPLILCSLTNSIIDLENKGDKRLIDVFQMLFHNHPDLNPLILTFGAVPPTDSPFNDPLRYYHFGRVIDEAILVKIYNASDVFITASKSESLSYTITESMSCGVPAVAYDVGGISDLIAHKMNGYLAKPMDNNDLLAGLLWVLEDSVRYKNLSSSARTHINEYCNSKSVGEKYARLYHEVYEASKR; encoded by the coding sequence ATGAATGTATTAATAGTCAATACCCATGACGGAGGAGGAGGTGCGGCCATCGCTTCAAGACGGATTTTGGATTCATTAAAAAGCACGGACATCAAAAGCGCACTACTGGTCCGTCATCTCAAATACAGCCAGTGTACAGATATAATCCCTACATTACCGTCCCAGTTTGATGCTTGGGCTTTGTGGAGCCACCGTCTGGATAATATAGGGTTGAGATTTTATCCTAGGCGTTCACTCCACCCTTTTTCATTGTCTTGGATGCCATCTGAGACCCCCTCTGTTATTCAGTCCATAAATCCCGATCTCGTCCATTTAAATTGGATTACTGGTGCATTTTTAAGAATTGAGGCACTACCAAAAATCATGAAGCCAATTGTTTGGACAATGCATGATGCTTGGCCATTTACAGGGGGATGTCACATTACATATGATTGCCAGCGATTCAGGGAATCTTGTGGGCGATGCCCTGTTTTAGGCTCAACAGAAGATGACGATTTATCGGCTTCAGGCTGGAATAGGAAATATAAGACCTATCGGAAAATGAAAATTACAGGTGTTGTTCCAAGCCATTGGATGCAACAGCTCGCATGCCAGAGTTCATTAATGAAGGATATGCGTATCGAGGTAATTCCTAATCCTCTTGATACAAATTTTTATTTTCCACTCGATAAATGCCAGACACGACTTGAATTGAAATTACCAATTAATCGTCCATTGATTCTCTGTTCATTAACCAATTCCATCATTGACCTTGAAAATAAAGGGGATAAGAGACTGATTGATGTTTTTCAAATGCTATTCCATAACCACCCGGATTTGAATCCTCTCATTTTAACATTCGGGGCTGTACCTCCTACGGATTCACCCTTTAATGATCCTTTGCGTTATTATCATTTTGGGAGGGTAATAGACGAGGCCATACTTGTTAAAATTTATAATGCCTCAGATGTTTTTATAACCGCTTCAAAGAGCGAATCACTCTCGTACACAATCACAGAATCCATGTCATGTGGTGTTCCTGCTGTTGCCTATGATGTCGGAGGCATTAGTGATCTCATTGCACATAAAATGAATGGATATCTGGCAAAACCTATGGATAATAATGACTTGCTTGCAGGTTTGCTTTGGGTATTAGAGGACTCGGTCCGATACAAAAACCTCTCGTCGTCTGCACGTACCCATATTAATGAATATTGTAATTCCAAAAGCGTCGGTGAAAAGTATGCCAGACTCTACCATGAAGTATATGAAGCATCTAAAAGGTAA